A stretch of the Musa acuminata AAA Group cultivar baxijiao chromosome BXJ2-7, Cavendish_Baxijiao_AAA, whole genome shotgun sequence genome encodes the following:
- the LOC135617996 gene encoding uncharacterized protein LOC135617996, with protein sequence MERPAETSRREKRKEARLAKQQNRFVSWIQHQSGKNKKKKKKSSLDSEPQSEMVASERKIKKMKMSDSLKKGKSKTKFQEFLELETGKGVLSGEEDLEMEKRLSKKLKVKDTKLRGPDDGINFLIGESPSEPYSMFDDDTCGEDEVDDDAIEEDVSSMKKKHKKKKKSSDASIELPEHEVAGGEDEFDDDDVIEENVSSMKKKHKNKKKLSHASMEQSECEVAVVEKGTPEKVNTSHVDVGQKKRKKKNSLAASQEHPVVDGDAKKLDVLDTEETHSVEPATVPSVKYMPPQVRARLGIEFDELLEIRRRVKRLLNQLNDSNVESITKEVATIFRSLSRSDGCQIIGQAFLESSTKNESFSAAFAAFVAGMACSVGIDFSAKLIASLTQSFEDEYAKENCMFLKNYAKILCDMCIFGVCSSDLIYDLLSVLSKRLTELDVSVIDTILDYCGMKLRGDDPAAMKDFIFNIQNRVNEFRSHSDGTRDGKQSISKMDFMLERICDIKNNKIRLKEVPAHHTRLKKWLQKLRGEDILLRGLKWSKLLDTEKKGQWWISGEVASGIDDVEDMPTTIIKEVVEAQKLVQLAAAQRMNTDIRRAIFCIIMSGEDYLDAFEKLLRLDLTGKQDREIMRVLVDCCLQEKVFNKYYTVLASKLCSHDKNNKFSLQYCLWDHFKELESMDLNRSMNLARFIAEMLSSFSLSLAILKTVDLTNPMNLTPKRVMHFRMLFEAVFNNSDALVWNIFTRIGAIPELEELRNSLVYFIKQYVVAVSSEKSVAGKFKMAKKALNNVAGVLM encoded by the exons ATGG AGAGACCTGCAGAAACATCTCGGcgagagaagaggaaagaagcCCGGTTGGCAAAGCAACAGAACCGATTCGTCTCCTGGATCCAGCATCAA AGTggtaagaacaagaagaagaagaagaagtcatcattgGATTCGGAACCACAGTCTGAAATGGTGGCTTCGGAGAGGAAAATTAAGAAGATGAAGATGTCAGATTCTTTGAAGAAGGGGAAGTCTAAAACTAAGTTTCAGGAATTTCTGGAATTGGAGACGGGCAAGGGCGTTTTAAGCGGTGAGGAGGATCTCGAGATGGAGAAGAGGCTGTCAAAGAAGCTCAAAGTCAAGGACACGAAGCTGCGCGGCCCTGATGATGGGATAAATTTTCTAATTGGTGAGAGCCCATCTGAACCATACTCCATGTTCGATGATGACACTTGTGGAGAGGATGAAGTAGATGATGATGCAATAGAGGAGGATGTCTCATCAATGAAGAAGaagcacaagaagaagaaaaagtcatCTGATGCTTCAATAGAGCTACCAGAACATGAAGTTGCTGGTGGAGAGGATGAattcgatgatgatgatgtaatAGAGGAGAATGTCTCATCGATGAAGAAGAAGCACAAGAATAAGAAAAAGTTGTCTCATGCTTCAATGGAGCAATCAGAATGTGAAGTTGCTGTCGTTGAGAAGGGGACTCCGGAGAAGGTCAATACCTCACATGTGGATGTGGGTCAGAAGAAGCGTAAGAAAAAGAATTCACTTGCTGCTTCACAAGAGCATCCAGTGGTGGACGGGGATGCAAAGAAGCTTGATGTATTGGACACAGAAGAAACTCATTCTGTAGAACCTGCAACAGTTCCAAGTGTGAAATATATGCCTCCTCAGGTGCGAGCTCGTCTGGGTATCGAATTCGATGAGCTTCTTGAGATTCGTCGTAGGGTGAAAA GACTTCTGAACCAGCTTAATGATTCCAATGTGGAATCAATTACCAAAGAAGTGGCTACAATCTTTCGA TCACTCTCTCGCAGTGATGGCTGTCAGATAATTGGTCAGGCATTTCTGGAATCGTCTACCAAAAATGAAAG TTTTTCTGCTGCTTTTGCAGCTTTTGTTGCAGGCATGGCATGTTCAGTTGGAATTGATTTTAGCGCAAAGCTCATTGCTTCTCTCACTCAGTCATTTGAG GATGAGTACGCGAAGGAGAATTGCATGTTTTTGAAGAATTATGCAAAGATTCTTTGTGATATGTGCATTTTTGGTGTCTGTTCCAG TGATCTCATATATGACCTGCTTTCAGTATTGAGCAAGCGTTTGACGGAGTTGGATGTGTCCGTTATAGATACAATACTAGATT ATTGTGGAATGAAACTTAGGGGTGATGATCCTGCTGCCATGAAAGATTTCATCTTCAATATTCAGAATAGAGTAAATGAGTTTAGATCTCATTCTGATGGCACACGAGATGGGAAACAAAGTATTAGTAAA ATGGACTTCATGCTCGAGAGAATATGCGACATTAAGAACAATAAGATAAGGCTTAAAGAGGTCCCTGCACATCATACACGGTTGAAAAAATGGCTGCAGAAG CTAAGAGGAGAGGACATTCTCCTTCGAGGGCTCAAGTGGAGCAAGCTGCTTGATACTGAAAAGAAAGGCCAATGGTGGATTTCAGGGGAAGTTGCCTCTGGTATTGATGATGTCGAGGATATGCCGACTACAATAATCAAGGAGGTTGTAGAAGCTCAAAAATTAGTTCAGCTTGCGGCTGCACAAAGGATGAATACTGATATTAGAAGAGCGATATTCTGCATTATCATGAGTGGGGAAGACTACCTTGATGCATTTGAGAAACTTTTGAGACTCGATCTAACTGGGAAGCAG GACCGGGAGATTATGAGGGTCCTTGTTGATTGTTGTCTGCAAGAAAAGGTTTTCAATAAGTATTACACAGTCTTGGCTTCTAAGTTATGTAGCCATGATAAAAATAACAAGTTCAGCTTGCAG TACTGCTTATGGGACCATTTTAAAGAACTGGAATCGATGGATTTAAACCGCTCCATGAACCTTGCAAGATTTATCGCCGAGATGTTATCCAGCTTCTCTCTCTCCCTTGCTATCCTAAAGACTGTCGATCTGACAAATCCCATGAACCTAACCCCGAAAAGGGTCATGCATTTCAGAATGCTCTTCGAGGCTGTTTTCAACAACAGTGACGCCTTGGTATGGAATATCTTCACCCGAATCGGTGCCATtcctgagctagaggaattaaggaACAGCCTCGTCTACTTCATCAAGCAGTATGTCGTCGCTGTAAGCAGTGAAAAATCTGTTGCTGGAAAATTCAAGATGGCAAAGAAAGCACTCAATAATGTAGCTGGCGTGCTGATGTAA
- the LOC103993080 gene encoding RNA polymerase II C-terminal domain phosphatase-like 4 codes for MSLAAESPLQSSSSSEDFAALLDAELELASSDTSPNEEEAENDDENDLQEPRTKRRKVEAFESLEDLETPTTVETNQEHIGTSTVGKNDICPPHPGFFKGLCMRCGQLEEDDGSGVAFGYIHKDLKLGTREIERLRGADHKKLLREKKLVLILDLDHTLLNSTRLADISSEEEYLLRQVDSMKDDPDRSLFKLDSMHMLTKLRPFVHNFLKEASSFFEMYVYTMAERSYAMEIVKLLDPGKVYFDSKVITQADCTQRHQKGLDVVLGAESIVVILDDTEAVWHRHKENLIQMERYHFFASSCRQFGFGAKSLSELMKDERESDGALATVLNVLKRAHQMFFDPVVGPDTSRDVRQVLKGIRHEILQGCKIVFSRVFPSKSPAQDQPIWKMAERLGATCCAEVDPSVTHVVSMDTGTQKSRWALQNEKFLVSPYWIEATNFLWQRQKEDDFPISNLRNRNA; via the exons ATGAGCCTTGCAGCAGAATCTCCATTGCAATCGTCAAGTAGCAGTGAAGATTTTGCTGCCTTACTCGATGCGGAGTTGGAATTAGCTTCTTCCGACACTTCTCCCAATGAAGAGGAAGCCGAAAACGATGATGAAAATGATTTGCAAGAGCCAAG GACTAAGAGACGCAAAGTTGAGGCCTTTGAGAGTTTAGAAGATCTTGAAACACCAACGACGGTTGAGACAAATCAAGAACATATTG GTACATCCACTGTTGGAAAAAATGATATATGCCCTCCACATCCTGGATTCTTTAAAGGATTATGCATGAGATGTGGGCAGCTAGAAGAGGACGATGGATCAGGAGTTGCATTTGGTTACATTCATAAA GATTTAAAGCTAGGTACGAGGGAAATTGAGAGGCTTCGTGGTGCAGATCATAAAAAATTATTGCGTGAGAAAAAGTTGGTATTGATCTTAGATTTGGACCATACTCTACTCAACTCAACACGCCTTGCTGACATCTCTTCCGAAGAAGAATATTTGTTAAGACAGGTTGATTCCATGAAAG ATGACCCAGACAGAAGCTTATTTAAGTTGGACTCTATGCATATGTTGACAAAATTGAGGCCCTTTGTTCATAACTTTCtgaaagaagcaagttctttctttgaGATGTATGTTTATACTATGGCAGAGCGTTCTTATGCAATGGAAATAGTCAAGCTTCTTGACCCTGGTAAAGTCTACTTTGATTCAAAGGTAATTACTCAAGCTGATTGCACCCAGCGACATCAGAAAGGCTTAGATGTGGTACTAGGTGCAGAAAGTATTGTGGTGATTCTTGATGACACCGAAGCT GTGTGGCATAGACACAAAGAGAATTTGATTCAAATGGAGAGATACCATTTCTTTGCTTCTAGTTGTCGGCAATTTGGTTTTGGTGCCAAATCTTTATCGGAGTTGATGAAAGATGAAAGAGAGTCTGATGGTGCACTTGCAACCGTCCTTAATGTTCTAAAGCGGGCTCACCAAATGTTTTTCGATCCT GTCGTTGGTCCTGATACGTCAAGAGATGTAAGGCAG GTCCTCAAAGGCATCAGACATGAGATATTACAAGGGTGCAAAATAGTATTTAGTAGGGTCTTTCCATCCAAGTCACCAGCTCAAGATCAGCCAATCTGGAAGATGGCTGAACGATTAGGTGCAACATGCTGCGCAGAGGTGGACCCATCCGTAACGCATGTCGTTTCAATGGACACAGGCACACAGAAGTCGCGTTGGGCTTTGCAGAACGAGAAGTTTTTGGTCAGTCCATACTGGATCGAAGCAACAAACTTCTTATGGCAACGTCAAAAGGAGGATGATTTCCCTATTAGTAATCTACGAAATCGTAATGCTTGA
- the LOC135617997 gene encoding protein RRP6-like 2 isoform X1, with translation MEEDAPDSETSLKQKADDLHALVSGPLAAAVDKAFGRSRGIPSGKDFHFFYNFDEFKAPVKEIKDKSESSLRSIAASSSLWGSKKPPQLPDDLDDAYDWVVNLNDEFLDRLAVSMDEFKNLREKEEEAGGKIGAMDLEGGFQLVYGKKKKGAMRDAEKDEGFSGSSSSTVVNVATKDKRTTAARSKVPFHIPTIPRPQDQYNILVNNNNQPFEHVWLERSRDGRFIHPLENLAVPNFIDRKHEEGEPVQPLPLESTPFKQVESVNELKMVAAKLRGVDEFAVDLEHNQYRSFQGLTCLMQISTRTEDFVIDTLKLRIHVGPHMREVFKDPSKRKIMHGADRDIIWLQRDFGIYVCNLFDTGQASRVLQLERNSLEYLLHHFCEVSANKEYQNADWRLRPLPVEMLKYAREDTHYLFYIYDQMKSMLLAASSNENDLLLEVYKRSSEICMQLYEKEIFTDTSFLHIYGLSDADLNSKQLAVAAGLCQWRDNLARAEDESTGYILPNKTLLEIARQMPVTSGKLQRLVKSKHPFVERHLNSVIGIIKSSIANSSAFEGITEQLKEGRLESNSEEGDCNTGSVPATDNPMGHVEHVGNHPMTATVENSENAGNHPMTVTVGTVKTFGHVRVAQDDCLKQAYRDNLSNISSAAIVEQENNFKVMPSSEIGHSFLHSGITKRVEKEMMDNRNTNYLQSREGGIASVQLQKKSSCAFGALFGNSSSRKKPTLDKVGLAGQNKNVNKVEQIKSTVALPFYHFPGGEKTSELHVKEVIFCPVAETLQQHPADLAKLEEVIPLDRGSHEQSPCDSPMTDDGTKESDNSHHPEIGSDLDLQPESLASDEPMSPSDLTSSFEKCFQSINERRNCQRNQKSFQKPEINFNLKPFNYAAARKNVKFDDDGDDETKTEDRIKTSPDSRQMHRASGQAQGDERSRGSQQARRRQAFPPSGNRSTTYH, from the exons ATGGAAGAGGACGCCCCAGACTCCGAGACGTCCCTGAAGCAGAAGGCGGACGACCTCCACGCGCTGGTGTCCGGTCCCCTCGCTGCGGCCGTGGACAAGGCATTCGGTCGCTCCCGGGGTATTCCCTCCGGTAAGGACTTCCATTTCTTTTACAACTTCGATGAGTTCAAGGCCCCGGTCAAGGAGATCAAGGATAAATCGGAGTCCTCCTTGAGGAGCATCGCCGCGTCGAGCAGTCTGTGGGGGAGCAAGAAGCCGCCGCAGTTGCCTGACGATCTCGACGACGCCTACGATTGGGTCGTGAACCTCAACGACGAGTTTCTTGATCGTCTCGCGGTTTCTATGGACGAATTCAAGAATTtgagggagaaagaagaagaggctggTGGGAAGATAGGGGCGATGGACTTGGAAGGTGGATTTCAGTTGGTTTATGGGAAGAAAAAGAAGGGGGCCATGCGTGACGCTGAGAAAGATGAGGGGTTTTCTGGTTCTAGCTCATCGACTGTGGTTAATGTGGCAACGAAGGACAAGAGAACAACAGCAGCACGTTCGAAGGTGCCTTTTCACATTCCCACTATTCCACGCCCACAAGATCAGTATAATATACTCGTGAACAACAATAACCAACCATTTGAACATGTATGGTTGGAGAGGAGCAGGGATGGAAGGTTCATTCATCCGCTG GAGAATCTTGCTGTTCCAAATTTTATCGATAGAAAGCATGAAGAAGGCGAGCCAGTTCAACCACTTCCTCTAGAAAGTACCCCATTTAAGCAGGTTGAAAGTGTGAATGAGTTAAAAATGGTAGCTGCTAAGTTGCGGGGTGTAGATGAATTTGCG GTTGATTTAGAACACAATCAGTATAGGTCATTTCAGGGTTTGACTTGTTTGATGCAAATCTCTACCAGAACAGAAGACTTTGTGATTGACACCCTCAAGTTACGGATTCATGTTGGTCCACACATGAGAGAAGTTTTCAAGGATCCCTCAAAGAGGAAG ATAATGCATGGGGCTGATCGTGACATTATTTGGTTACAACGGGATTTTGGCATATATGTGTGCAACCTTTTTGACACTGGACAG GCATCGAGGGTATTGCAACTGGAAAGAAACAGTCTGGAGTATCTTCTGCATCACTTTTGTGAAGTTAGTGCAAACAAAGA ATACCAGAATGCAGATTGGAGATTGCGCCCTCTTCCTGTGGAAATGCTTAA GTATGCCAGAGAAGATACACATTACCTGTTTTATATATATGACCAAATGAAATCAATGTTGCTAGCCGCATCCTCGAATGAAAATGATCTTCTGTTGGAG GTCTACAAGCGCAGCAGTGAAATCTGCATGCAACTTTATGAGAAAGAGATCTTTACAGATACATCATTTCTCCACATTTACGG GTTATCAGATgctgatttaaattcaaagcagctTGCAGTTGCTGCT GGTCTTTGTCAATGGAGAGATAATCTTGCACGTGCAGAGGATGAGAGTACTGGGTACATATTACCAAACAAAACTCTGCTTGAGATTG CAAGGCAGATGCCTGTTACTTCTGGAAAGTTGCAGCGGCTGGTAAAATCAAAGCACCCATTTGTTGAGCGCCATCTCAACTCTGTCATTGGCATCATTAAGAGCTCGATTGCCAATTCTTCTGCTTTTGAAGGCATTACAGAACAACTAAAGGAGGGGCGGCTGGAGTCG AATTCAGAAGAAGGTGATTGCAACACTGGATCAGTTCCAGCTACTGACAACCCCATGGGACATGTTGAACATGTTGGAAACCATCCTATGACTGccactgttgaaaattctgaaaaTGCTGGAAACCATCCTATGACTGTCACTGTTGGAACTGTTAAAACTTTTGGACATGTTCGGGTTGCTCAAGACGACTGTCTAAAACAAGCATATAGAGACAACCTGAGTAACATCTCTTCAGCTGCCATAGTCGAGCAAGAAAATAACTTCAAAGTGATGCCATCATCTGAAATTGGGCACTCGTTCTTGCATTCTGGCATAACTAAAAGAGTTGAGAAGGAAATGATGGACAACAGGAACACTAATTACCTGCAATCAAGAGAG GGTGGGATTGCCTCTGTCCAACTGCAGAAAAAATCCAGTTGTGCTTTTGGAGCTTTATTTGGAAATTCATCTTCTAGGAAAAAGCCCACCCTGGATAAAGTGGGTCTTGCTGGCCAG AATAAGAATGTGAACAAAGTGGAGCAGATTAAATCCACTGTAGCTCTCCCTTTCTATCATTTTCCTGGTGGAGAAAAGACTTCAGAACTGCACGTTAAGGAGGTTATCTTTTGCCCCGTAGCAGAAACTTTGCAGCAACATCCTGCTGATTTAGCCAAATTGGAGGAGGTCATACCACTTGATAGAGGAAGCCACGAGCAATCACCCTGTGACAGTCCAATGACAGATGATGGGACAAAGGAAAGTGATAATTCCCATCATCCTGAAATTGGCAGTGATCTTGATCTTCAGCCAGAATCTCTTGCAAGTGATGAGCCAATGTCACCATCAGACCTTACCTCCAGTTTTGAGAAGTGCTTTCAATCGATTAACGAGAGGAGGAACTGCCAACGGAACCAGAAATCATTTCAGAAGCCGGAGATTAACTTCAATTTGAAGCCATTTAACTATGCTGCCGCCAGGAAAAATGTTAAGTTTGATGATGATGGGGATGATGAAACCAAAACTGAAGATCGCATTAAGACTTCACCAGACTCCAGGCAGATGCACAGAGCATCAGGTCAGGCACAAGGTGATGAGAGATCGAGAGGGTCTCAGCAAGCTCGACGGCGTCAAGCTTTTCCTCCTTCGGGCAACAGAAGCACGACCTACCATTGA
- the LOC135617997 gene encoding protein RRP6-like 2 isoform X2: MEEDAPDSETSLKQKADDLHALVSGPLAAAVDKAFGRSRGIPSGKDFHFFYNFDEFKAPVKEIKDKSESSLRSIAASSSLWGSKKPPQLPDDLDDAYDWVVNLNDEFLDRLAVSMDEFKNLREKEEEAGGKIGAMDLEGGFQLVYGKKKKGAMRDAEKDEGFSGSSSSTVVNVATKDKRTTAARSKVPFHIPTIPRPQDQYNILVNNNNQPFEHVWLERSRDGRFIHPLENLAVPNFIDRKHEEGEPVQPLPLESTPFKQVESVNELKMVAAKLRGVDEFAVDLEHNQYRSFQGLTCLMQISTRTEDFVIDTLKLRIHVGPHMREVFKDPSKRKIMHGADRDIIWLQRDFGIYVCNLFDTGQASRVLQLERNSLEYLLHHFCEVSANKEYQNADWRLRPLPVEMLKYAREDTHYLFYIYDQMKSMLLAASSNENDLLLEVYKRSSEICMQLYEKEIFTDTSFLHIYGLSDADLNSKQLAVAAGLCQWRDNLARAEDESTGYILPNKTLLEIARQMPVTSGKLQRLVKSKHPFVERHLNSVIGIIKSSIANSSAFEGITEQLKEGRLESNSEEGDCNTGSVPATDNPMGHVEHVGNHPMTATVENSENAGNHPMTVTVGTVKTFGHVRVAQDDCLKQAYRDNLSNISSAAIVEQENNFKVMPSSEIGHSFLHSGITKRVEKEMMDNRNTNYLQSREKKSSCAFGALFGNSSSRKKPTLDKVGLAGQNKNVNKVEQIKSTVALPFYHFPGGEKTSELHVKEVIFCPVAETLQQHPADLAKLEEVIPLDRGSHEQSPCDSPMTDDGTKESDNSHHPEIGSDLDLQPESLASDEPMSPSDLTSSFEKCFQSINERRNCQRNQKSFQKPEINFNLKPFNYAAARKNVKFDDDGDDETKTEDRIKTSPDSRQMHRASGQAQGDERSRGSQQARRRQAFPPSGNRSTTYH, from the exons ATGGAAGAGGACGCCCCAGACTCCGAGACGTCCCTGAAGCAGAAGGCGGACGACCTCCACGCGCTGGTGTCCGGTCCCCTCGCTGCGGCCGTGGACAAGGCATTCGGTCGCTCCCGGGGTATTCCCTCCGGTAAGGACTTCCATTTCTTTTACAACTTCGATGAGTTCAAGGCCCCGGTCAAGGAGATCAAGGATAAATCGGAGTCCTCCTTGAGGAGCATCGCCGCGTCGAGCAGTCTGTGGGGGAGCAAGAAGCCGCCGCAGTTGCCTGACGATCTCGACGACGCCTACGATTGGGTCGTGAACCTCAACGACGAGTTTCTTGATCGTCTCGCGGTTTCTATGGACGAATTCAAGAATTtgagggagaaagaagaagaggctggTGGGAAGATAGGGGCGATGGACTTGGAAGGTGGATTTCAGTTGGTTTATGGGAAGAAAAAGAAGGGGGCCATGCGTGACGCTGAGAAAGATGAGGGGTTTTCTGGTTCTAGCTCATCGACTGTGGTTAATGTGGCAACGAAGGACAAGAGAACAACAGCAGCACGTTCGAAGGTGCCTTTTCACATTCCCACTATTCCACGCCCACAAGATCAGTATAATATACTCGTGAACAACAATAACCAACCATTTGAACATGTATGGTTGGAGAGGAGCAGGGATGGAAGGTTCATTCATCCGCTG GAGAATCTTGCTGTTCCAAATTTTATCGATAGAAAGCATGAAGAAGGCGAGCCAGTTCAACCACTTCCTCTAGAAAGTACCCCATTTAAGCAGGTTGAAAGTGTGAATGAGTTAAAAATGGTAGCTGCTAAGTTGCGGGGTGTAGATGAATTTGCG GTTGATTTAGAACACAATCAGTATAGGTCATTTCAGGGTTTGACTTGTTTGATGCAAATCTCTACCAGAACAGAAGACTTTGTGATTGACACCCTCAAGTTACGGATTCATGTTGGTCCACACATGAGAGAAGTTTTCAAGGATCCCTCAAAGAGGAAG ATAATGCATGGGGCTGATCGTGACATTATTTGGTTACAACGGGATTTTGGCATATATGTGTGCAACCTTTTTGACACTGGACAG GCATCGAGGGTATTGCAACTGGAAAGAAACAGTCTGGAGTATCTTCTGCATCACTTTTGTGAAGTTAGTGCAAACAAAGA ATACCAGAATGCAGATTGGAGATTGCGCCCTCTTCCTGTGGAAATGCTTAA GTATGCCAGAGAAGATACACATTACCTGTTTTATATATATGACCAAATGAAATCAATGTTGCTAGCCGCATCCTCGAATGAAAATGATCTTCTGTTGGAG GTCTACAAGCGCAGCAGTGAAATCTGCATGCAACTTTATGAGAAAGAGATCTTTACAGATACATCATTTCTCCACATTTACGG GTTATCAGATgctgatttaaattcaaagcagctTGCAGTTGCTGCT GGTCTTTGTCAATGGAGAGATAATCTTGCACGTGCAGAGGATGAGAGTACTGGGTACATATTACCAAACAAAACTCTGCTTGAGATTG CAAGGCAGATGCCTGTTACTTCTGGAAAGTTGCAGCGGCTGGTAAAATCAAAGCACCCATTTGTTGAGCGCCATCTCAACTCTGTCATTGGCATCATTAAGAGCTCGATTGCCAATTCTTCTGCTTTTGAAGGCATTACAGAACAACTAAAGGAGGGGCGGCTGGAGTCG AATTCAGAAGAAGGTGATTGCAACACTGGATCAGTTCCAGCTACTGACAACCCCATGGGACATGTTGAACATGTTGGAAACCATCCTATGACTGccactgttgaaaattctgaaaaTGCTGGAAACCATCCTATGACTGTCACTGTTGGAACTGTTAAAACTTTTGGACATGTTCGGGTTGCTCAAGACGACTGTCTAAAACAAGCATATAGAGACAACCTGAGTAACATCTCTTCAGCTGCCATAGTCGAGCAAGAAAATAACTTCAAAGTGATGCCATCATCTGAAATTGGGCACTCGTTCTTGCATTCTGGCATAACTAAAAGAGTTGAGAAGGAAATGATGGACAACAGGAACACTAATTACCTGCAATCAAGAGAG AAAAAATCCAGTTGTGCTTTTGGAGCTTTATTTGGAAATTCATCTTCTAGGAAAAAGCCCACCCTGGATAAAGTGGGTCTTGCTGGCCAG AATAAGAATGTGAACAAAGTGGAGCAGATTAAATCCACTGTAGCTCTCCCTTTCTATCATTTTCCTGGTGGAGAAAAGACTTCAGAACTGCACGTTAAGGAGGTTATCTTTTGCCCCGTAGCAGAAACTTTGCAGCAACATCCTGCTGATTTAGCCAAATTGGAGGAGGTCATACCACTTGATAGAGGAAGCCACGAGCAATCACCCTGTGACAGTCCAATGACAGATGATGGGACAAAGGAAAGTGATAATTCCCATCATCCTGAAATTGGCAGTGATCTTGATCTTCAGCCAGAATCTCTTGCAAGTGATGAGCCAATGTCACCATCAGACCTTACCTCCAGTTTTGAGAAGTGCTTTCAATCGATTAACGAGAGGAGGAACTGCCAACGGAACCAGAAATCATTTCAGAAGCCGGAGATTAACTTCAATTTGAAGCCATTTAACTATGCTGCCGCCAGGAAAAATGTTAAGTTTGATGATGATGGGGATGATGAAACCAAAACTGAAGATCGCATTAAGACTTCACCAGACTCCAGGCAGATGCACAGAGCATCAGGTCAGGCACAAGGTGATGAGAGATCGAGAGGGTCTCAGCAAGCTCGACGGCGTCAAGCTTTTCCTCCTTCGGGCAACAGAAGCACGACCTACCATTGA